The region CGACCCCGCTGACGAACACGTTCCCCGCCGAGACGTGCAGCACGAGCCCCAGGGCCTGGGCCCGCAGGTAGCCGCCATAGGCCGACACGTAGCGCCAGCCGTCGAGCACATCGCGATGCCCCAGATCGAAGCGGATCTTCTTCTCCATCGACGGACGGCTGAGCACATCGCACAGGGCATCGATGGCCCGCTCCACCATCAGGGGGTGAAAGCCCACAATGCCGGGCATGACCTCGAGCGCCTTGCGACGCCCCTCGTACTGCGGGTCGCGCCAGCGTCGGGCCGCCGCGTCGAGCACGTCGAGCAATCGTGAGAGCGGCAGGCGCTCGAGGCTGCGCTGCTTCTCGCGAGCCAGGGCGCACACGCGCCCGATGTCGCCCGCGTCGAGCGGAGCCTCTGTCGATTCGAACCGACCGAACAGGTAGTGGTCGTGGCTCACTGCGATGCCCCCTCCGGCGTCTCCCCGATGACGTCGAGCGCCGCGATGGCGCACCCCTTGTGACGGGTGATGCCACCACGTCCGAGGATCTCGAGGCGGGGCGCGTTGCGACCGCACCTGCATGCGTGGTGCAGGCGCCCCACGTCAGACGTGAGCAGCGACAGCGCGGGAAACGAGTGCAGGTAGGGCGTGAGCATCTGGAAGAGGCCGACCTGCCCTGGCTCGAGCAGGCGCAGCGTCGCCGGATCGCGCACGGCCACGCGCGAGTAGATGGGCACGTGCATCTCGCCGTGCTCGCACTCGCAGTAGGGCACGCCGTGCTCGACCATGCCATACAGATCGCGCACGTTCGCGGAGGGGATTCCCAGCCACTCGCCCACCTTGCGCCGAAAGTGCTCCTTCGGGATCTCTTGATCGGCCTTGTTCTTCCACCCGCCACCGATGATCACATACGAGCTCTCCCCGAACGAGAAGCGGCGCCCCTCGCGCTCGCAGGCCTCCTCGAGCACCTCCCAGATGAGCGCGGGAAAGCCCAGCATGCGAAACGGTCGTCCGTCGGCCGCGAAGCGCTCGAGCGCCTTCACGCAGCGACGGCGATCGAGCTCGAACGCCTGGGTCTTGCGGTCGAAGATGATGGCGTAGTGCACCGCGGCCACCTTGGTGAGCCCGGTGAGCAGCTTGTCGCTGAACGCGGTGCCCAGGTCTTTGGCCACGCGAGGATCGTAGGTGAACGCCAGGTAGTTGGTGGCGGTGTCGTAGTCGACCATGTCAAAGGCAGCGTAGATGCTGTGCACGATCTTCGTGATGCGCGAGAGGCTCTTGCGGTCGAGATAGATGGCACTCTTCTCCCCCGCTGTGCCGCTCGAAGTGAGAACCAGCTTCACCTGGTTCTCGTCGCCCGTGACGAACTTTCGCTTCTTGAAATTGGTCACGAAGATGTGGGGGATGCGGAAGACATCGTCGTAGGTCTTGATCTGGCCAGGCTGCACCCCCATCATGTCGCACCAGCGGGCATACGGGTGGCACTCGCGGTAGTGGCGTCGGAAGTTGTCGCGCATGGCCGCGAGAAACTGCTCATCGGCCTCC is a window of Pseudomonadota bacterium DNA encoding:
- a CDS encoding acyl-protein synthetase: MKQASCRAPTGRRPPWAPMASVRTTSSPRAPLCLRTSRAFACRKRCSPFCRPTTRSTQTSCGKTCRTPMGPVDRLIANPQAFDHTPEADEQFLAAMRDNFRRHYRECHPYARWCDMMGVQPGQIKTYDDVFRIPHIFVTNFKKRKFVTGDENQVKLVLTSSGTAGEKSAIYLDRKSLSRITKIVHSIYAAFDMVDYDTATNYLAFTYDPRVAKDLGTAFSDKLLTGLTKVAAVHYAIIFDRKTQAFELDRRRCVKALERFAADGRPFRMLGFPALIWEVLEEACEREGRRFSFGESSYVIIGGGWKNKADQEIPKEHFRRKVGEWLGIPSANVRDLYGMVEHGVPYCECEHGEMHVPIYSRVAVRDPATLRLLEPGQVGLFQMLTPYLHSFPALSLLTSDVGRLHHACRCGRNAPRLEILGRGGITRHKGCAIAALDVIGETPEGASQ